The following are encoded in a window of Salinibacter ruber DSM 13855 genomic DNA:
- a CDS encoding trypsin-like peptidase domain-containing protein, with amino-acid sequence MSTQGKVSLAVVVGGAFLAGILFATAGANLFGVGDAVGTSSQAANLDGSTQIEQPPPNTPNGFETAFSEVAQSVNPAVVQIRAAKVVDRRMRNPFEGTPFERFFGQRGPSEPEVRQGLGSGVVVRSDGHIVTNNHVIQDAERLSVQTLDGEQYEAEVVGTDPYKDLAVLKVDASDMTAISFGNSEQVSVGQWVMAFGSPLDPQLNNSVTAGIISALGRLQASPQRGRSSSQGGGVQNFIQTDAAINPGNSGGPLVNLQGELVGINTAIVSRSGGNQGIGFAIPSSTVERIATQIIEEGDVRRAYLGIRYGGAPETLVDNENLPKGSAVVSQVEEGAPADEAGLEAGDIITGINGTPLEDYLQLGNQIASMRPGEEAELQINRDGEARTLTVTLGARGESMTASSEDRSESNGPSTAEALQEELGLQLQGVTPEMARRLGLDEAQGVVITGVDQSNRMIRESGLQPRQIIFKMAGEQISDMDTFMEVYRSVEPGDAFRMAVRNPDGFVFVTSLRRPADTE; translated from the coding sequence ATGAGCACGCAAGGCAAAGTCTCTCTCGCCGTCGTTGTTGGTGGCGCCTTCTTGGCCGGCATCCTGTTTGCCACCGCGGGGGCCAACCTGTTTGGGGTGGGCGACGCCGTGGGCACCTCCAGTCAGGCCGCAAACCTCGATGGGTCTACGCAAATTGAGCAGCCTCCCCCCAACACGCCCAACGGGTTCGAGACGGCATTTTCGGAAGTCGCCCAGTCCGTCAACCCGGCCGTCGTCCAGATCCGCGCCGCCAAGGTGGTCGACCGCCGGATGCGCAACCCGTTCGAGGGTACCCCATTCGAGCGGTTCTTTGGGCAGCGCGGGCCGTCGGAGCCCGAGGTCCGGCAGGGGCTCGGCTCCGGGGTCGTCGTGCGCTCCGACGGACACATCGTCACCAACAACCACGTGATTCAGGACGCTGAGCGGTTGAGCGTCCAGACCCTGGACGGCGAGCAATACGAGGCCGAGGTCGTGGGGACCGACCCGTACAAGGACCTGGCCGTGCTCAAGGTGGATGCGTCCGACATGACGGCCATCAGTTTCGGCAACTCGGAGCAGGTCAGCGTTGGGCAGTGGGTCATGGCGTTTGGCTCCCCCCTCGACCCCCAACTCAACAACAGCGTCACGGCCGGCATCATCAGCGCCCTTGGCCGCCTTCAGGCCAGCCCACAGCGGGGCCGGAGCTCCAGTCAGGGCGGTGGGGTGCAGAACTTTATCCAGACCGACGCGGCCATCAACCCCGGCAACTCCGGTGGGCCTCTCGTAAACTTACAGGGGGAGCTCGTAGGCATTAACACGGCCATCGTGTCCCGGTCCGGCGGCAACCAGGGCATCGGGTTCGCCATTCCGTCCAGCACCGTCGAGCGCATCGCCACCCAGATCATTGAGGAAGGCGACGTGCGACGGGCCTACCTCGGCATCCGCTACGGCGGGGCCCCCGAGACCCTCGTCGACAACGAGAATCTTCCGAAGGGGTCGGCGGTCGTTTCGCAGGTGGAAGAGGGCGCCCCCGCGGACGAGGCGGGCCTTGAGGCCGGCGACATCATCACGGGCATCAACGGGACGCCGCTGGAAGACTACCTCCAGCTCGGCAACCAGATCGCCAGCATGCGCCCCGGGGAGGAGGCGGAACTCCAGATCAATCGTGACGGGGAGGCCCGCACCCTTACGGTCACGCTCGGCGCCCGCGGCGAGAGCATGACGGCGTCGTCCGAGGACCGCAGTGAGAGCAACGGCCCGTCGACCGCCGAGGCGCTTCAGGAGGAATTGGGCCTTCAGCTGCAAGGCGTCACGCCCGAAATGGCACGACGCCTCGGGCTCGATGAGGCCCAGGGCGTCGTCATCACGGGCGTGGACCAGTCCAACCGGATGATCCGCGAATCGGGCCTCCAGCCCCGACAGATTATCTTCAAGATGGCCGGGGAGCAGATCTCGGACATGGACACCTTCATGGAGGTCTACCGGAGCGTCGAGCCCGGCGATGCGTTCCGGATGGCGGTCCGGAATCCCGACGGGTTCGTCTTCGTCACGAGCCTCCGTCGCCCGGCCGATACCGAATAA
- a CDS encoding glycerol dehydrogenase: MADVFQSPAAYVQGRGVVDAIGTHAASLGEQALLLADDTVLEIVEDRVRTSLAEAGLDATAAKFEGEASEAETERLTRIACTHDTDVVVGAGGGKALDTAKAVREGLDGGAMVSMPTVASTDAPTSALSVIYSDRGEFEEYWFYDAHPDLVLVDTEIIAAAPTRFFRSGIADGLATWFEADATFRSEGETIVGGTPTRAGHQLARLCYETLRDHGLSAIDAVERDAVTEAVEAVTEANTLLSGLGFESGGLAAAHSIHNGLTQLDATHEATHGEKVNIGIITQLLLEGRESSVVEDYIAFSRRLGLPVTLADIGIEDPTGRPLDTVAEAACDDAETIHNQPFRVTVPMVRDALKTVDGIADRVR, encoded by the coding sequence ATGGCAGACGTTTTTCAGTCCCCCGCAGCATACGTGCAAGGACGGGGCGTTGTCGACGCGATTGGGACCCACGCGGCGTCCCTGGGCGAACAGGCACTGCTTCTGGCCGACGATACCGTTCTCGAAATCGTCGAGGATCGCGTGCGGACCAGTCTGGCGGAGGCAGGACTGGACGCAACGGCCGCTAAATTTGAAGGGGAAGCCTCCGAAGCAGAGACCGAGCGACTGACGCGAATCGCCTGCACCCACGACACCGACGTTGTCGTCGGCGCGGGGGGCGGCAAGGCGTTGGATACGGCCAAGGCCGTTCGCGAAGGCCTGGACGGCGGCGCCATGGTCTCGATGCCCACCGTTGCCTCGACGGATGCCCCGACGAGTGCGCTGTCGGTCATCTACTCGGACCGCGGCGAGTTTGAGGAATACTGGTTTTACGACGCGCACCCTGACCTCGTGCTGGTCGATACCGAAATCATTGCGGCCGCTCCGACGCGCTTCTTCCGATCGGGGATTGCCGACGGCCTCGCGACGTGGTTCGAGGCCGACGCCACCTTCCGCTCGGAGGGAGAAACCATCGTCGGGGGCACCCCCACTCGGGCGGGCCATCAACTCGCCCGGCTCTGTTACGAGACGCTGCGGGACCACGGGCTGTCGGCCATAGACGCAGTAGAGCGCGATGCCGTTACGGAAGCGGTGGAGGCCGTCACCGAGGCCAACACGCTCCTCAGCGGCCTCGGGTTCGAGAGCGGAGGGCTCGCCGCCGCACACTCCATCCACAACGGGCTCACTCAGCTCGACGCCACGCACGAGGCCACGCACGGAGAGAAGGTCAACATTGGGATCATCACCCAACTCCTTCTAGAGGGCCGTGAGAGCAGCGTCGTCGAGGACTATATCGCGTTTTCCCGGAGGCTTGGCCTGCCGGTCACGCTTGCCGACATCGGGATCGAAGATCCAACGGGTCGTCCCCTCGACACCGTCGCCGAAGCAGCCTGCGACGATGCAGAGACGATCCACAACCAGCCGTTCCGGGTTACCGTCCCCATGGTGCGGGACGCCCTGAAGACGGTCGACGGGATTGCCGATCGGGTCCGGTAG
- a CDS encoding isoamylase early set domain-containing protein yields MIKKVNKQSSDRVKVTFVLPEDHPYEGEVSVVGDFNDWTSGAHRFVRRSNQTYSTNVLLPEDARYAFRYYSEEDGWINEEEADDFEPNGYGTTNCVVTT; encoded by the coding sequence ATGATCAAGAAAGTAAATAAGCAGTCCAGCGATCGCGTCAAGGTCACGTTCGTCCTTCCGGAGGACCATCCGTACGAGGGGGAGGTCTCGGTCGTGGGGGACTTCAACGACTGGACGTCCGGCGCGCACCGCTTCGTCCGCCGCAGCAACCAGACCTACAGCACGAATGTTCTGCTGCCCGAAGATGCACGTTATGCCTTTCGCTACTACAGCGAAGAGGACGGGTGGATCAATGAGGAGGAGGCCGACGACTTCGAGCCCAACGGCTACGGAACGACCAACTGCGTGGTGACAACGTAG
- a CDS encoding prephenate dehydrogenase, which produces MIERLTVIGTGLIGGSLGLAWAQRQPEITIVGHDRPEVLERAEERGAIDEKAADPLSAVADTDLVVLATPLATTVRLLDTIADALPEGCFVTDVASVKEPVLDQAADVLPDHATFLGGHPMAGAEHSGIDHADPLLFENAVYSLCLPEDTDEAALDEGLAPLVELIEATGSRPLVLDAPRHDRLVAATSHVPQLLSVALVNLVATTEDDADRDLALQLAGGGFRDMTRIASSPFDVWRDVLVGNERAIHDALSRLRRGLRTLRNRLIEEDLDALEDAFDEARTARDAMPQDSKGFLHPLSDVYVRAPDEEGVIHELSGHLLDADLNIKDIELQTIRDGTGGTFRLAFETAGDAEEAVAVLSAAGYEARRP; this is translated from the coding sequence ATGATCGAACGTCTTACCGTTATCGGAACGGGCCTCATCGGCGGCTCTCTTGGGCTCGCCTGGGCCCAGCGCCAGCCCGAGATCACGATCGTCGGGCACGACCGGCCAGAGGTGTTGGAGCGGGCCGAAGAACGGGGCGCCATCGACGAGAAAGCGGCCGATCCCCTGTCGGCCGTCGCGGACACCGACCTCGTCGTCCTGGCCACCCCCCTCGCCACGACCGTCCGGCTGCTCGACACCATTGCCGACGCCCTTCCGGAGGGGTGCTTCGTAACCGACGTGGCCTCGGTGAAGGAGCCCGTGCTCGATCAGGCCGCGGACGTGCTCCCCGATCACGCCACATTTCTGGGGGGCCACCCGATGGCCGGCGCCGAGCACAGCGGCATCGACCACGCCGACCCGTTGCTCTTCGAGAACGCGGTCTACAGCCTCTGCCTGCCGGAGGACACCGACGAGGCAGCCCTGGACGAGGGGCTGGCCCCCCTCGTCGAGCTGATCGAGGCCACCGGCAGCCGGCCGCTCGTGCTGGACGCCCCCCGCCACGACCGCCTCGTCGCCGCCACCAGCCACGTGCCGCAGCTCTTGTCCGTGGCCCTCGTCAACCTCGTGGCCACGACCGAAGACGACGCGGACCGCGATCTTGCCCTCCAGCTCGCCGGGGGCGGGTTCCGCGACATGACGCGCATCGCGTCTTCTCCCTTCGACGTGTGGCGGGACGTGTTGGTGGGCAACGAGCGGGCGATCCACGACGCCCTGAGCCGCCTGCGTCGGGGCCTGCGCACCCTCCGCAACCGTCTCATCGAGGAGGACCTGGACGCCCTCGAGGACGCCTTCGACGAGGCCCGCACGGCCCGTGACGCCATGCCCCAGGACAGCAAGGGCTTCCTTCACCCGCTGTCCGACGTCTACGTCCGGGCCCCGGACGAGGAGGGCGTCATCCACGAACTGTCGGGGCACCTCCTCGACGCGGACCTCAACATCAAGGACATCGAGCTTCAGACCATTCGGGACGGGACCGGGGGCACCTTTCGACTGGCATTCGAGACCGCGGGGGACGCCGAAGAGGCCGTCGCGGTGCTGTCGGCGGCCGGATACGAAGCGCGCCGCCCGTAG
- the gcvT gene encoding glycine cleavage system aminomethyltransferase GcvT: MADSAPSLHTTPLHDAHEERGARMMAFGGFEMPVQYDSIIDEHLAVRNDAGLFDVSHMGEVLIQGDQALALVQHLVTNDAETLYDGRAMYTVMCTPDGGIIDDGIVYRRAEDEYLMVLNAANRERDLTWMHDHNPMGATLRDISADTALLALQGPKALDIAQPFLDDDLDDLSFYHFWERTGGAFLDCETALISRTGYTGEPGLELYVPADRARDVWTTLLEAGADRGLKPAGLGARDTLRLEAGLCLHGNDITEDITPYEARLGWLVKLDKGDFIGREALRQIHEHGPERKLVGFVATERGIPRHDDILQSAGGDAIGVVTSGTQSPLLDAGIGLGYVPNEPAYTEPGRALQVASRRRTFDVEVTEPPFHEDT; encoded by the coding sequence ATGGCCGACTCCGCCCCATCCCTCCACACCACTCCCCTCCACGACGCCCACGAGGAGCGTGGCGCCCGCATGATGGCGTTTGGGGGATTCGAGATGCCCGTGCAGTACGACAGCATCATCGACGAGCACCTGGCCGTCCGTAACGACGCCGGGCTGTTCGACGTAAGTCACATGGGCGAGGTGCTAATTCAGGGGGATCAGGCCCTCGCCCTCGTCCAGCACCTCGTGACCAACGACGCCGAGACACTCTACGACGGGCGGGCGATGTACACGGTCATGTGCACCCCCGACGGCGGCATCATCGACGACGGCATCGTGTATCGCCGCGCCGAGGACGAGTACCTGATGGTGCTCAACGCCGCCAACAGAGAGCGGGATCTGACGTGGATGCACGACCACAACCCCATGGGGGCCACGCTTCGGGACATTTCCGCCGACACCGCCCTTCTTGCCCTTCAGGGCCCGAAGGCCCTCGACATCGCTCAGCCGTTTCTCGACGACGACCTGGACGACCTGTCGTTCTACCACTTCTGGGAACGGACCGGCGGGGCCTTCCTCGACTGCGAGACCGCCCTCATCTCCCGTACCGGCTACACCGGCGAGCCGGGGCTTGAGCTCTACGTGCCCGCCGACCGGGCCCGAGACGTGTGGACCACCCTGTTGGAGGCGGGCGCGGACCGTGGCCTGAAGCCGGCTGGCCTCGGCGCCCGCGACACGCTCCGCCTCGAAGCGGGGCTCTGCCTGCACGGCAACGACATCACGGAAGACATCACCCCCTACGAGGCGCGCCTGGGGTGGCTGGTGAAGCTCGACAAGGGCGACTTCATCGGGCGGGAGGCCCTGCGGCAGATTCACGAGCACGGGCCGGAGCGAAAACTCGTGGGCTTCGTGGCCACCGAGCGGGGCATCCCGCGCCACGACGACATTCTCCAGTCGGCGGGGGGCGACGCCATCGGCGTTGTTACCAGCGGCACGCAGTCGCCCCTCCTCGACGCGGGCATTGGCCTCGGCTACGTCCCGAACGAGCCGGCCTACACCGAACCGGGCCGGGCGCTACAGGTCGCAAGCCGGCGCCGCACGTTCGACGTGGAAGTGACGGAGCCTCCGTTCCACGAGGACACATGA
- a CDS encoding 2-phosphosulfolactate phosphatase — MDAEVFLTHSNVSEGDVQDRTVIVIDVLRACSTIVTALERGARAVMPVTDMAQAGKIASNLDPDMYRLGGERNGEKIEGYHLGNSPDEYTHDVVQGRDIILNTSNGTQALEQTKEADTLVAACFLNAERVVDFVRRTADAVTIVCAGRQNRLALEDTLCAGLLLDRLWDGDEPYPVTDSAHTAYTLYHTDRDDLGNALRGANHAEWLANQDRGADLDYCFRIDSVPVLPYYTENRLLLYEDVVSA, encoded by the coding sequence ATGGACGCTGAAGTTTTCTTGACGCACTCGAACGTTTCGGAAGGGGACGTCCAGGACCGGACGGTCATCGTCATCGACGTGCTTCGGGCCTGCTCCACCATCGTGACCGCCCTTGAGCGGGGCGCCCGCGCCGTGATGCCCGTAACCGACATGGCCCAGGCCGGCAAGATCGCCAGCAACCTCGACCCCGACATGTACCGACTCGGGGGCGAGCGCAACGGAGAAAAGATCGAAGGGTACCACCTCGGCAACTCGCCGGACGAATACACGCACGATGTCGTTCAGGGACGGGACATCATCCTGAACACCTCCAACGGGACCCAGGCCCTGGAGCAGACAAAGGAAGCCGACACCCTCGTGGCGGCCTGCTTCCTGAACGCGGAGCGCGTCGTCGATTTCGTCCGTCGAACGGCCGACGCCGTGACCATCGTCTGCGCGGGCCGACAGAACCGGCTCGCCCTCGAAGACACCCTCTGTGCGGGCCTTCTTCTCGATCGCCTCTGGGACGGGGACGAGCCGTACCCGGTCACGGACTCCGCCCACACGGCCTACACGCTCTACCACACCGATCGGGACGACCTCGGCAATGCCCTCCGCGGTGCCAACCACGCCGAGTGGCTCGCCAATCAGGACCGCGGGGCCGACCTGGACTATTGCTTCCGGATTGATTCGGTGCCGGTTCTGCCCTACTACACGGAAAACCGACTTCTTCTGTACGAGGACGTCGTGTCGGCGTAG
- a CDS encoding DNA translocase FtsK 4TM domain-containing protein — MAASGSDTNTEEAFLISPRRKVEIFGLVLMVFALLVSLAFASYHPDDAVVLRSADWSEVVLNPQSAQADGPVQNVLGLLGAQLAEACVPGFIGYGVLLISGLLMVWGYAVFRHASLRRLLYPSLLTAFSAFILSCVVGWVHHTVDAPLRAWAGLVGIGTAGWMQNVFGEVGSFILLLLAGAVLLLLVVDHDIQRTVDRVIRAARRIGAGVSAAGAYIRDQWSRARAHAPEPKATSPASDPSSSASASGSPSASSPEPPSSPPAEESTSSPPPARTRPEDSGAQTPSVRRNDLFRPGRDPAPSATDDNTASPEPAPDSSARTSDADPPEDDAPKDIPDETTASTPAEESPATDSPPPSRPADENASSDEPAAPAPDEPPPDASDGPDDDVSMTIQEQVEEETTDEIERTAELPDDFEYEPPSLDLLDESVDTDPTINREELEENKRVLLDKLDMYNIEIEEINAVVGPTVTRYELTPAPGIKVSRIKSLEDDLAMAMAAPGIRMIAPIPGKSAVGVEIPNRNRELVRLRDVIGTRKFQDTDLKLPLPLGKNIEGEVHVGDLATMPHLLIAGATGSGKSVGLNSIITGLIYACHPANLRFVIIDPKKIELQQYTALETQFVAVPEDIDQTVITDIDEASGVLKSVEREMETRYDLLSDASVRNITGYNEKFQAGELDPTEGHRHMPYLVVVVDELADLMMAAGDDVEGPISRLAQMARAVGIHLILATQRPSVDVVTGVIKANFPSRIAFEVASRVDSRTILDQGGAEDLVGNGDMLFLSGSDLKRLQGPFVSVEEVEEVVDYVADQPGVTPYTLPSLQDAGHGPDETLGVEDTDEKFEEAARVIVRRQQGSVSLLQRKLAVGYTRAARIVDQLEEAGIVGPFNGTKARDVLVDDEQALDDLLHGEDADEADPEEA, encoded by the coding sequence ATGGCTGCCTCGGGTTCCGATACGAATACGGAGGAGGCCTTCCTGATCTCTCCGCGTCGGAAGGTGGAGATCTTCGGGCTCGTGCTGATGGTGTTCGCCCTGCTGGTGTCGCTCGCCTTTGCCAGTTACCACCCCGACGATGCCGTCGTCCTCCGGTCGGCGGACTGGTCCGAGGTCGTCCTCAACCCGCAGAGCGCCCAGGCCGACGGACCCGTCCAGAACGTGCTCGGGCTGCTCGGCGCCCAGCTCGCAGAGGCCTGCGTGCCCGGCTTCATCGGCTACGGTGTGCTGCTGATAAGCGGCCTGCTGATGGTGTGGGGCTACGCCGTCTTTCGCCACGCCTCGCTGCGCCGCCTCCTCTACCCGTCGCTCCTGACGGCCTTCTCCGCCTTCATCCTGTCCTGCGTCGTCGGCTGGGTCCACCACACGGTGGACGCCCCCCTTCGGGCCTGGGCCGGCCTCGTGGGCATCGGGACCGCCGGCTGGATGCAGAATGTATTCGGGGAGGTCGGCTCTTTCATCCTACTCCTCCTGGCAGGGGCGGTCCTGCTCCTGCTGGTGGTCGACCATGACATTCAGCGCACGGTGGACCGCGTCATCAGGGCGGCCCGCAGGATCGGGGCGGGCGTCTCGGCCGCCGGGGCGTACATCCGCGACCAGTGGAGCCGGGCCCGAGCCCACGCCCCCGAGCCGAAAGCAACCTCCCCTGCGTCCGACCCATCTTCGTCCGCGTCCGCCTCGGGGTCTCCGTCTGCATCTTCTCCGGAACCGCCGTCTTCGCCCCCCGCGGAGGAGAGCACTTCCTCTCCCCCTCCGGCCCGGACTCGCCCCGAGGACTCCGGAGCGCAAACCCCGTCCGTTCGCCGAAACGACCTCTTTCGGCCGGGCCGTGACCCTGCCCCGTCCGCCACCGACGACAACACGGCCTCCCCAGAGCCGGCCCCCGACTCCTCGGCCCGCACGTCCGACGCCGATCCTCCCGAGGATGATGCCCCCAAGGACATCCCCGACGAGACGACCGCGTCAACGCCTGCGGAAGAGAGTCCGGCAACGGATTCTCCGCCGCCGTCCCGCCCCGCCGACGAGAACGCCAGCTCCGATGAGCCGGCGGCACCCGCCCCCGACGAACCCCCGCCGGACGCGTCCGACGGCCCCGACGACGATGTCTCGATGACGATCCAGGAGCAGGTCGAGGAGGAGACGACCGACGAAATCGAGCGGACCGCGGAACTGCCCGACGACTTCGAATACGAGCCCCCCTCCCTCGACCTTCTCGACGAGTCGGTCGATACCGATCCGACCATCAACCGGGAAGAGCTCGAGGAGAACAAACGGGTGCTCCTCGACAAGCTCGACATGTACAACATCGAGATCGAGGAAATCAACGCCGTGGTGGGCCCGACCGTCACGCGCTACGAACTCACGCCCGCTCCCGGAATCAAGGTCAGTCGCATCAAGTCGCTCGAGGACGACCTGGCCATGGCGATGGCGGCGCCCGGCATCCGCATGATCGCCCCCATTCCGGGCAAGTCGGCCGTAGGGGTCGAAATCCCCAACCGGAACCGGGAGCTGGTCCGTCTCCGCGACGTGATCGGGACCCGAAAATTCCAGGACACCGACCTCAAACTGCCCCTTCCCCTCGGCAAAAACATCGAGGGTGAGGTCCACGTGGGCGACCTGGCGACGATGCCCCACCTTCTCATCGCCGGCGCCACCGGGTCCGGCAAGTCCGTGGGCCTGAACTCCATCATCACGGGCCTCATCTACGCCTGCCATCCGGCCAACCTGCGGTTCGTCATCATCGACCCGAAGAAAATTGAGCTGCAGCAGTACACAGCGCTCGAAACGCAGTTCGTGGCGGTGCCGGAGGACATCGATCAGACGGTCATCACCGACATCGACGAGGCCTCCGGGGTCCTCAAGAGCGTGGAGCGCGAGATGGAGACCCGGTATGACCTCCTCTCGGACGCCAGTGTGCGCAACATCACCGGGTACAACGAAAAGTTTCAGGCCGGGGAGCTCGACCCCACGGAGGGACACCGGCACATGCCCTACCTCGTGGTGGTGGTCGACGAGCTGGCCGACCTGATGATGGCGGCCGGCGACGACGTGGAGGGCCCGATCTCGCGCCTTGCCCAAATGGCCCGGGCCGTCGGCATTCACCTCATCCTCGCGACGCAACGCCCGTCGGTCGACGTGGTGACCGGCGTCATCAAGGCCAACTTTCCGTCCCGCATCGCTTTTGAGGTGGCCTCCCGGGTCGACTCGCGCACCATCTTGGACCAGGGCGGCGCCGAGGACCTCGTCGGAAACGGCGACATGCTCTTCCTAAGCGGCAGCGACCTGAAGCGCCTGCAGGGCCCGTTCGTCAGCGTGGAGGAGGTGGAGGAGGTTGTAGACTACGTCGCCGACCAGCCCGGCGTCACCCCCTACACGTTGCCCTCCCTGCAGGACGCCGGCCACGGCCCAGACGAGACGCTCGGCGTGGAGGACACCGACGAGAAGTTCGAGGAGGCCGCCCGCGTCATCGTGCGTCGCCAGCAGGGCTCCGTGTCGCTCCTCCAGCGCAAGCTGGCGGTCGGCTACACCCGCGCCGCCCGCATCGTCGATCAGCTGGAGGAAGCCGGCATCGTGGGCCCGTTCAATGGCACTAAGGCCCGCGACGTGCTCGTCGACGACGAACAGGCGCTCGACGACCTTCTGCACGGCGAGGACGCCGACGAGGCCGACCCGGAAGAGGCGTAA
- a CDS encoding 5-(carboxyamino)imidazole ribonucleotide synthase, protein MSSTFPTIGILGGGQLGKMMAAEAVRMSVDARLLSPKEAGPMQPYTGARVGDWTDPDVLRPFTADCDVVTVESEWAPADAAAEVLPDGAALWPSTQTLSLIKDKGVQKQHLADAGCPVPAFACCETLDEALDAAEEFGYPVVLKQYRGAYDGYGNATAAAEDELREAWPDLATEDGAMVETFADFARELAVQVARRPGGNQVVYPVAYTEQRDHRCHAVEVPADIDDAIADKARHIAQKSVDAVEGVGLIAVELFEMPDGRVLVNELAPRPHNTGHYSIEGAATSQFENHVRAVLDWPLGDPSLRTPVAVMVNVLGRREGTPPQTTGLPRALDTEGVTPHIYGKPDVRPGRKMGHVTALGADRADTRKRAEMAASAIEL, encoded by the coding sequence ATGAGTTCAACGTTTCCGACGATCGGCATTCTCGGCGGTGGACAGCTCGGCAAGATGATGGCGGCCGAGGCCGTTCGCATGAGCGTGGATGCCCGGCTGTTGTCCCCGAAGGAGGCCGGGCCGATGCAACCCTACACGGGCGCCCGGGTCGGCGACTGGACCGACCCGGACGTGCTTCGCCCCTTCACGGCCGACTGTGACGTGGTGACGGTCGAGAGCGAGTGGGCCCCCGCCGACGCCGCCGCCGAGGTGCTGCCGGACGGCGCCGCCCTCTGGCCCTCCACCCAAACCCTTTCCCTCATCAAGGACAAGGGCGTGCAGAAACAGCACCTCGCCGACGCCGGGTGCCCGGTGCCGGCGTTTGCGTGCTGCGAAACCCTCGACGAGGCCCTCGACGCCGCGGAGGAGTTCGGCTATCCGGTGGTCCTGAAGCAGTATCGCGGGGCCTACGACGGCTACGGCAACGCCACGGCCGCCGCCGAGGACGAGCTCCGCGAGGCCTGGCCCGACCTGGCCACCGAGGACGGCGCGATGGTCGAAACGTTCGCGGACTTTGCCCGCGAACTCGCGGTGCAGGTGGCCCGGCGGCCGGGTGGAAACCAGGTCGTGTATCCGGTCGCCTACACCGAGCAGCGCGACCACCGGTGCCACGCCGTGGAGGTGCCCGCCGACATCGACGATGCGATCGCCGACAAGGCCCGGCACATCGCACAAAAGTCCGTCGACGCGGTGGAGGGGGTGGGCCTGATCGCCGTCGAGCTTTTTGAAATGCCCGACGGGCGTGTGCTCGTCAACGAGCTCGCCCCCCGCCCCCACAACACCGGCCACTACTCGATTGAGGGCGCCGCCACGTCCCAGTTCGAGAACCACGTGCGGGCCGTTCTGGACTGGCCCCTGGGGGATCCCTCCCTGCGCACCCCGGTGGCTGTAATGGTAAATGTGCTGGGCCGCCGCGAGGGCACCCCCCCGCAGACGACCGGCCTCCCGCGTGCCCTCGACACCGAGGGCGTGACCCCGCACATCTACGGCAAGCCCGACGTGCGTCCCGGCCGCAAGATGGGCCACGTCACTGCCCTCGGTGCCGACCGCGCCGACACGCGAAAGCGAGCCGAAATGGCCGCCAGCGCGATTGAACTGTAG
- the purE gene encoding 5-(carboxyamino)imidazole ribonucleotide mutase has product MSTSSAPPVGIAMGSDSDLPVMEDAAEVLDEFDVSYEMRVLSAHRTPGVMKEYAETAQERGVEVMIAGAGGAAHLPGMLAASTPLPVIGVPVKTSTMNGVDSLLSIVQMPGGVPVGSVAINAADNAALLAVQILGVQDPDLRAEMTAYKDDLTETVEEMDERVSDRSSDR; this is encoded by the coding sequence ATGTCTACGTCTTCTGCACCGCCCGTTGGCATCGCCATGGGCAGCGACTCCGATCTTCCCGTCATGGAGGACGCCGCCGAGGTGCTCGACGAGTTTGACGTGTCCTACGAGATGCGCGTCCTCTCCGCCCATCGCACCCCCGGCGTGATGAAAGAGTACGCCGAGACGGCGCAGGAGCGCGGCGTGGAGGTCATGATCGCCGGCGCCGGCGGGGCCGCCCACCTGCCCGGCATGCTCGCCGCCAGTACCCCCCTCCCCGTCATCGGCGTGCCTGTAAAAACCAGCACGATGAACGGGGTCGACTCCCTGCTCTCCATCGTGCAGATGCCGGGCGGCGTGCCCGTCGGGTCCGTCGCCATCAACGCCGCCGACAATGCCGCCCTGCTGGCCGTCCAAATTCTCGGCGTCCAGGATCCTGACCTCCGTGCCGAGATGACCGCGTACAAGGACGACCTGACGGAGACGGTGGAGGAGATGGACGAGCGCGTGTCCGACCGTTCGAGCGACCGCTAA